Proteins from one Chloroflexota bacterium genomic window:
- a CDS encoding adenylate kinase, with protein MPLYLVMIGLPGAGKGTQAAILGKQKDLMHVSSGDLFRDNIKRQTELGKQVETILKSGALVPDDVTIAMVRERLSRPDCAAGAVLDGFPRTPAQAEALNKMLGELGGKVNLVPYIKVSEPALVERLTGRWTCKGPGQHVYHLKFNPPKVAGVCDVDGAELFQRPDDHEETVTKRIAEYLKNTAPLIEYYRQLGLLVEINGEQAIEQVTEQLLDAVAAVS; from the coding sequence ATGCCTCTCTATCTGGTGATGATCGGGCTTCCGGGCGCAGGCAAGGGAACGCAGGCGGCCATTCTCGGCAAACAGAAAGACCTGATGCACGTCTCGTCGGGCGATCTCTTCCGCGACAACATCAAGCGCCAGACCGAGTTGGGCAAGCAAGTGGAAACCATTCTGAAAAGCGGGGCGCTGGTTCCGGATGATGTGACCATTGCAATGGTGCGCGAGCGATTATCTCGCCCGGATTGCGCCGCCGGCGCGGTGCTCGACGGTTTTCCGCGCACCCCGGCCCAGGCCGAAGCCCTGAACAAAATGCTGGGCGAGCTTGGCGGCAAGGTCAACCTGGTGCCGTACATCAAAGTCAGCGAGCCGGCGCTGGTTGAGCGGCTCACCGGGCGCTGGACGTGCAAAGGCCCCGGCCAGCACGTTTATCATTTGAAGTTCAACCCGCCCAAAGTGGCCGGGGTGTGCGACGTGGACGGCGCTGAACTCTTCCAGCGGCCCGACGATCACGAAGAGACGGTGACGAAACGCATCGCCGAATATTTGAAGAACACAGCGCCGCTGATCGAATACTATCGCCAGTTGGGCCTGCTGGTTGAGATTAACGGCGAGCAGGCTATTGAACAGGTGACGGAGCAATTGCTGGACGCCGTTGCCGCAGTGAGTTGA